The proteins below come from a single Agrobacterium vitis genomic window:
- a CDS encoding sulfite exporter TauE/SafE family protein: MLMSVIGVPFGALLGTAGGFLGTGGGTFAIPLLVLFAAYDQKLAQGTALVMVVTNVLYALVKYRNKGSFDLKTALVLAVSGSVTSAISSLWALSLSSETLKLWYGVFLMLLAAFVAITRNIKFVSHGLDYRWAFLPGAIGGISLGLFGVGGAMLAVPLLVMFYGHSQVRAQGLGLALALPGCSISLMQYGYYGHVDWTLGLMLAIGGLLGVPAGVHLAHKVDERTLVLSFCTLLIAAGLLVIVK, translated from the coding sequence ATGTTGATGAGTGTTATAGGCGTTCCCTTCGGCGCGTTGCTCGGGACGGCGGGAGGCTTCCTGGGAACCGGAGGCGGGACATTTGCAATCCCGCTCCTGGTTTTATTTGCGGCCTATGACCAGAAGCTGGCCCAAGGGACAGCTTTGGTCATGGTTGTCACCAATGTTCTCTATGCCCTGGTGAAATACCGCAACAAGGGCAGCTTCGATCTCAAGACGGCCCTTGTGCTGGCTGTCAGTGGCAGCGTCACGTCGGCGATCAGCTCTCTCTGGGCCTTATCGCTGTCGAGCGAGACATTGAAGCTCTGGTATGGCGTGTTTTTGATGTTGCTCGCGGCGTTTGTCGCCATCACGCGAAACATAAAATTCGTCTCACATGGCCTTGATTATCGATGGGCCTTCTTGCCAGGCGCGATTGGCGGCATATCGCTCGGCTTGTTTGGGGTGGGAGGCGCCATGCTGGCCGTTCCCTTGTTGGTGATGTTCTACGGGCATTCCCAGGTTCGGGCGCAAGGCTTGGGACTGGCGCTGGCGCTGCCGGGATGCAGCATCAGCCTGATGCAATACGGCTATTATGGCCATGTCGATTGGACCCTCGGCCTCATGTTGGCAATCGGCGGGCTTTTAGGCGTGCCAGCAGGCGTTCATTTGGCCCATAAGGTTGATGAACGCACCCTGGTTCTGTCGTTTTGCACATTGCTGATTGCAGCGGGCCTGCTTGTCATCGTCAAATAG